From Desulfatiglans sp.:
GTTTGCACGAGGGTCAACCTTAAGAACAATCTGATTGAATGATTCCTTCTGCATTGTTGCTTTTTCGGCGATATGCGGTTCCTTGATCACACTATAAATATCCATTATGAAATCAATGCCTCCTCAATCTTTTCAATAGAAGGTCTGACAAGAAAAAGATGATCGTGGTTCAGGATATCGTATACATTAATCCCCTCCTGCCTGATAATCTTGATTCCTGGGACATTTCTTGATGATTTTTCAAGATTTATATTTTTAGAATCAGTTACAATCAATGCCTTTTTTGTTTTGAAATTATTTATAACCTTTACAAAATCTTTGGTCTTAATTTCCGGCATATTAAAGTCATCAACAACAATAAGCTGTTTTGTATTGTATTTGTCGCTCAGGGCCATTGAAATGGCAGCCTTTCTGATCTTCTTGGAGACCTTGTTTATATATAGCCTCTGAACA
This genomic window contains:
- the rplD gene encoding 50S ribosomal protein L4 — translated: MIVIDVHNLNAEKTAEIELNERIFGVDVRKDILHQVVVSQLNKKRAGTSSVKTRSEVNGSRTKLWRQKGTGRARIGTPQSPTRRGGGIAFGPVQRLYINKVSKKIRKAAISMALSDKYNTKQLIVVDDFNMPEIKTKDFVKVINNFKTKKALIVTDSKNINLEKSSRNVPGIKIIRQEGINVYDILNHDHLFLVRPSIEKIEEALIS